The Acidobacteriota bacterium genome includes a region encoding these proteins:
- a CDS encoding S9 family peptidase — MRRIGILAVLVWVGAFGPATAAGAGLTPEQVAQIRDVTSARISPGGEIIAFTLARPRQPGKDEDGPAWVELHVVRTDGTGARTFVGGDVSVSHVRFSPDGRLIAYLSKRGDDEHTAIWAIPVDGGESRKLVEHETDITSFDWSPDGTRIAFVASEPLPEEIEEQRDKGFNQEIYEEDWQPRRIYLAQLGDGDEPVTEARKLALEGQPWHVRFSPDGSKLLTDLSPTPLTDDRYMFRRLAVVDAESGEVVARIENPGKLGQFDWSPDGNTIVLVSGVDINDPREGRLMAVAASGGTPRDLLPELRNRGHVEAFAFRADGAILYLASVGVGTRVGLVGPGSSANRILYEGDGANGPVLYSIHADRAGRTVVAVGDSPRHPRELFVLPPSAPDRPQRLTDSNPWLSEVELAPQEIVTYTARDGLELQGLLIHPLRREEGRTVPLIVVAHGGPEYHYRNGWLTRYSYPGQVAAARGYAVFYPNYRGSTGRGVAFAKADQGDGGGKEFLDVIDGIEHLVARGLVDRAKVGITGGSYGGYFTALGATKFSDHFAAGVMFVGISDQLSKFGTSDIPREMELVHWLAHPFDNLELFLDRSPVMHAAKAHTPLLILHGKEDPRVNPGQSHELYRALKRKGDVPVRLVLYPGEGHGNRRAASRYDYNLRMLRWFDHFLKGGGRELPDWRIEYPLLEEEEEGDAEAKAAGAAPASAS; from the coding sequence ATGAGGCGGATCGGGATCTTGGCGGTTCTCGTGTGGGTGGGCGCATTCGGCCCCGCGACGGCGGCCGGGGCGGGCCTGACGCCCGAACAGGTGGCGCAGATCCGGGACGTCACCAGCGCCCGGATCTCGCCCGGCGGGGAGATCATCGCCTTCACGCTCGCGCGGCCGCGGCAGCCGGGGAAGGACGAAGACGGGCCCGCCTGGGTCGAGCTGCACGTGGTCAGGACCGACGGTACGGGGGCGAGGACCTTCGTGGGGGGCGATGTCTCCGTGTCGCACGTGCGCTTCAGCCCCGACGGCCGTCTCATCGCCTACCTGTCGAAGCGAGGGGACGACGAGCACACCGCGATCTGGGCGATCCCGGTCGACGGTGGAGAGTCCCGGAAGCTGGTCGAACACGAGACCGACATCACGAGCTTCGACTGGAGCCCCGACGGCACGCGAATCGCGTTCGTCGCGTCAGAGCCGCTCCCGGAGGAGATCGAAGAACAGCGGGACAAGGGATTCAACCAGGAGATCTACGAGGAGGACTGGCAGCCGCGCCGGATCTACCTGGCGCAGCTCGGGGACGGCGACGAGCCGGTGACCGAGGCGCGGAAGCTCGCTCTCGAGGGACAGCCCTGGCATGTCCGGTTCTCACCGGACGGTTCGAAGCTCCTCACCGATCTTTCACCGACTCCGCTGACCGACGATCGCTATATGTTCCGCCGGCTCGCCGTGGTCGACGCGGAGAGCGGGGAGGTCGTCGCGCGGATCGAGAATCCGGGGAAGCTGGGTCAGTTCGACTGGTCCCCGGACGGTAACACGATCGTGCTGGTCTCGGGGGTCGACATCAACGACCCGCGAGAGGGGCGGCTCATGGCCGTCGCCGCGTCGGGCGGAACGCCGCGGGACCTTCTCCCGGAGCTGCGCAATCGGGGTCACGTCGAAGCGTTTGCGTTCCGGGCCGACGGCGCGATTCTCTACCTCGCGAGCGTGGGCGTGGGCACCCGCGTCGGACTCGTGGGCCCCGGCTCCTCCGCGAACCGCATCCTCTACGAAGGGGACGGCGCCAACGGACCGGTCCTGTACTCGATCCACGCCGACCGCGCCGGACGCACGGTCGTGGCCGTGGGCGACAGTCCCCGTCACCCCCGCGAGCTGTTCGTTCTGCCGCCGTCGGCGCCCGACCGGCCGCAGAGGCTGACCGACAGCAACCCGTGGCTCTCGGAAGTCGAGCTGGCGCCGCAGGAGATCGTCACCTACACCGCCCGGGATGGCCTGGAACTCCAGGGGCTCCTGATCCACCCGCTCCGGCGCGAGGAAGGACGGACGGTTCCGCTGATCGTCGTGGCGCACGGAGGGCCCGAGTACCATTACCGAAACGGCTGGCTGACGCGCTACTCCTACCCGGGGCAGGTCGCCGCCGCCCGCGGCTACGCGGTTTTCTACCCGAACTACCGGGGAAGCACCGGCCGTGGTGTGGCCTTCGCGAAGGCCGACCAGGGAGACGGTGGGGGCAAGGAGTTCCTCGACGTCATCGACGGCATCGAGCACCTCGTCGCCCGCGGATTGGTCGACCGCGCCAAGGTCGGGATCACGGGAGGCTCGTACGGCGGTTACTTCACCGCGCTCGGCGCCACGAAGTTCAGCGACCATTTCGCGGCGGGGGTGATGTTCGTCGGGATCTCGGACCAGCTTTCCAAGTTCGGGACGTCGGACATCCCCCGCGAGATGGAACTCGTCCACTGGCTCGCCCATCCGTTCGACAATCTGGAGCTCTTCCTCGACCGGAGCCCCGTGATGCATGCGGCCAAGGCGCACACACCGCTGCTGATCCTGCACGGAAAGGAAGACCCGCGTGTCAATCCCGGCCAGTCTCACGAGCTCTACCGGGCGTTGAAGCGCAAGGGAGACGTCCCTGTGCGGCTGGTGCTGTACCCCGGGGAGGGTCATGGCAATCGCAGGGCTGCGTCACGCTACGACTACAACCTGCGGATGCTGCGCTGGTTCGATCACTTCCTCAAGGGAGGCGGTCGGGAACTGCCCGACTGGCGGATCGAGTATCCCCTCCTCGAAGAAGAAGAGGAGGGGGATGCGGAGGCGAAGGCCGCGGGGGCGGCGCCCGCCTCCGCTTCCTGA
- the clpB gene encoding ATP-dependent chaperone ClpB: MNLERFTQKAQDALGEAQREAVRRHHQQVEDLHLLRALLDQEGGLVPPLLQKAGLSVPAVAARTDQALERIPQVTGSGAASASLTIGPRLQRVLLAAEDEAKALKDEYVSVEHLLLAMEATGVEAWQVLASAGLDRNGLLAALRAVRGGQRVTTRDPESTFQALEKYGRDLTALARQGKLDPVIGRDEEIRRVIRVLARRTKNNPVLIGEPGVGKTAIAEGLARRIAQGDVPESLRDRRVVQLDLGALIAGAKYRGEFEERLKAVLKEVTDSEGGIILFIDEIHTVVGAGAAEGAVDAANLLKPMLARGELHCIGATTLDEYRKHIEKDPALERRFQPVFVQPPSVEDTISILRGLKERYEVHHRVRIQDAALVAAATLSDRYVSDRFLPDKAIDLIDEAAARLKTEMESMPAELDELQRRVTQLEIEREALRKEKDEASRRRLEKIEKELADARAELDALKAQWEEEKAAHKRIADLMSEIERVRLEIEKAERQGELQRAAELKYGRLPELERSLREAESAAHAEDRPHLVREEVSPEDIAEIVSMWTGIPVARLMASEKEKLLHLADELHKRVVGQDEAVQAVADAVVRARAGLSDPNRPIGSFLFLGPTGVGKTELARSLAEALFDDERNMIRIDMSEYQERHTVARLIGAPPGYVGYDEGGQLTEAVRRRPYSVVLFDEIEKAHPEVFNVLLQVLDDGRLTDSHGRTVNFKNTILIMTSNIGSDVILERLSASGADASVFEEVRGAVQELLRRRFRPEFLNRIDETIVFRPLSRDDLRRIVQLQVDRLRERLSDRRLELLLTPEAEDFLAEVGFDPVWGARPLKRAIQRHLETPLARKIVAGEIEDGDAVTVDRTDGGLTFTVSRPVTT; this comes from the coding sequence ATGAACCTGGAGAGATTCACACAGAAGGCGCAGGACGCGCTCGGTGAAGCGCAACGGGAGGCGGTCCGCCGTCACCACCAGCAGGTCGAGGACCTCCACCTTCTCCGGGCGCTGCTCGATCAGGAAGGCGGGCTGGTCCCGCCCCTGCTCCAGAAGGCGGGTCTTTCGGTGCCGGCGGTGGCGGCCCGCACCGACCAGGCGCTCGAGCGGATCCCGCAGGTGACCGGCAGCGGGGCCGCGTCCGCCTCGCTGACGATCGGTCCCCGGTTGCAGCGCGTCCTGCTCGCGGCGGAGGACGAGGCGAAGGCGCTCAAGGACGAGTACGTCAGCGTCGAGCACCTGCTGCTGGCCATGGAGGCGACGGGCGTCGAAGCCTGGCAAGTGCTGGCTTCCGCCGGACTCGATCGCAACGGCCTGCTGGCGGCGCTCCGGGCGGTACGCGGGGGCCAGCGGGTGACGACGCGCGATCCGGAGAGCACCTTCCAGGCGCTCGAGAAATACGGGCGCGATCTCACAGCGCTGGCCAGGCAGGGGAAGCTCGACCCGGTGATCGGCCGCGACGAGGAGATCCGCCGTGTGATCCGCGTCCTCGCCCGCCGGACCAAGAACAACCCCGTGCTCATCGGCGAGCCGGGGGTGGGGAAGACCGCCATCGCCGAGGGCCTGGCGCGGCGGATTGCGCAGGGCGACGTCCCCGAATCGCTCCGCGACCGCCGCGTGGTCCAGCTCGACCTCGGCGCTTTGATCGCGGGCGCCAAGTACCGCGGTGAGTTCGAGGAGCGCCTGAAAGCGGTTCTCAAGGAGGTCACCGACTCCGAGGGTGGGATCATCCTCTTCATCGACGAAATCCACACGGTGGTCGGAGCCGGAGCCGCGGAGGGGGCGGTCGACGCCGCGAATCTCCTCAAGCCGATGCTGGCGCGCGGGGAACTGCACTGCATCGGCGCGACCACGCTCGACGAGTACCGCAAGCACATCGAGAAGGATCCGGCGCTCGAGCGCCGCTTCCAGCCCGTTTTCGTCCAGCCGCCCTCGGTCGAGGACACGATCTCGATCCTGCGCGGACTCAAGGAGCGCTACGAGGTGCATCACCGGGTCCGGATCCAGGACGCGGCGCTCGTCGCGGCCGCCACGCTGTCCGACCGGTACGTCTCCGATCGCTTCCTTCCCGACAAGGCCATCGACCTCATCGACGAGGCGGCGGCCCGGCTGAAAACGGAAATGGAGTCGATGCCCGCCGAACTCGACGAGCTCCAGCGGCGCGTGACGCAGCTCGAGATCGAGCGGGAGGCGCTGCGCAAGGAGAAAGACGAGGCGTCGCGGCGCCGGCTGGAGAAGATCGAGAAAGAGCTCGCCGATGCGCGAGCCGAGCTTGACGCCCTCAAGGCCCAGTGGGAGGAGGAAAAGGCGGCCCACAAGCGCATCGCGGACCTGATGTCCGAGATCGAACGGGTCCGCCTGGAGATCGAGAAGGCGGAGAGACAGGGCGAGCTGCAGCGGGCCGCCGAGCTCAAGTACGGCCGTCTGCCCGAACTCGAGCGCAGCTTGCGGGAAGCGGAGAGCGCCGCGCACGCCGAGGATCGCCCGCATCTCGTGCGAGAGGAGGTCTCCCCGGAAGACATCGCCGAGATCGTCTCCATGTGGACGGGCATCCCCGTGGCTCGGCTGATGGCCTCGGAGAAGGAGAAACTCCTCCATCTCGCCGACGAACTGCACAAGCGCGTTGTCGGGCAGGACGAGGCGGTGCAAGCCGTCGCCGACGCCGTGGTGCGGGCCAGGGCGGGTCTTTCCGATCCCAACCGTCCGATCGGGTCGTTCCTGTTCCTCGGCCCGACCGGCGTCGGGAAGACGGAGCTGGCGCGCTCGCTCGCTGAGGCGCTGTTCGACGACGAGCGCAACATGATCCGCATCGATATGTCGGAGTACCAGGAGCGCCACACGGTCGCACGTCTGATCGGCGCGCCTCCGGGATACGTCGGGTACGACGAGGGCGGACAACTCACCGAGGCGGTCCGCCGGCGCCCGTACTCGGTCGTGCTCTTCGATGAGATCGAGAAGGCGCACCCGGAGGTGTTCAACGTCCTGCTCCAGGTGCTGGACGACGGCCGGCTCACCGACAGTCACGGCCGCACGGTGAACTTCAAGAACACGATCCTGATCATGACCTCGAACATCGGCTCCGACGTCATCCTCGAGCGCTTGTCGGCCAGCGGCGCCGACGCGTCGGTGTTCGAGGAGGTCCGCGGAGCGGTGCAGGAACTCCTGAGGCGCCGGTTCCGGCCCGAGTTCCTCAACCGGATCGACGAAACCATCGTGTTCCGGCCGCTCTCCCGCGACGACCTCCGGCGGATCGTCCAGCTTCAGGTGGACCGGCTCCGGGAACGGCTCTCCGACCGCCGTCTCGAGCTGCTTCTCACTCCGGAGGCCGAGGACTTCCTCGCCGAGGTGGGGTTCGACCCGGTCTGGGGGGCTCGGCCGCTCAAGCGCGCCATCCAGAGGCACCTCGAGACTCCGCTCGCGCGAAAGATCGTCGCGGGCGAAATCGAGGACGGCGACGCGGTCACGGTGGACCGCACCGACGGCGGACTGACCTTCACCGTCAGCCGGCCGGTGACGACCTGA
- a CDS encoding DUF4442 domain-containing protein, which yields MVRFPLQVVVAWEVPAELAARGVRARGSHGFSRDWAPARTVAEAPSARCGPPAGRDGSGGRRLRLRPAEGAVVPPAQDPAGRSAGITPGDRLPAGDRNEGRLAPAAVQDHASTPEEPMGRPHPRRMNERQLRRLLNFYPPFLFQRIRVVEIGPGFRHAKVRVRKSLFNRNHAGTIFGGSIFAAADPIYAVLYWQALAREGLRVHVWLKSASIRYLKPAASDLTLEFALTDRDLAEARDALASEGRFARRFAVEAIDAGGEPCALVETEVYVGMPGTGERSGAAGAEAV from the coding sequence ATGGTGCGTTTTCCTCTGCAAGTCGTTGTGGCTTGGGAGGTTCCGGCCGAACTCGCCGCTCGAGGAGTCAGGGCGCGCGGAAGCCACGGGTTTTCGCGGGACTGGGCGCCGGCGCGCACCGTCGCGGAAGCACCTTCCGCTCGCTGCGGCCCACCGGCGGGACGGGACGGAAGCGGAGGGCGGCGCCTCCGCCTTCGGCCCGCGGAGGGGGCGGTCGTCCCGCCCGCGCAGGATCCGGCCGGCCGATCCGCTGGGATCACCCCGGGAGACCGCCTTCCCGCTGGCGACCGCAACGAAGGCCGCCTTGCGCCGGCGGCCGTGCAGGATCACGCTTCGACGCCGGAGGAACCGATGGGGCGCCCCCACCCGCGCCGGATGAACGAGCGGCAACTGCGGCGACTGCTGAACTTCTACCCGCCGTTCCTCTTCCAGAGGATCCGCGTCGTGGAGATCGGCCCGGGGTTCCGCCACGCGAAGGTCCGAGTCCGCAAGAGCCTGTTCAACCGCAACCACGCCGGAACGATCTTCGGCGGTTCGATCTTCGCCGCCGCCGATCCGATCTACGCGGTGCTCTACTGGCAGGCCCTCGCGCGCGAGGGTCTCCGCGTGCACGTGTGGCTCAAGAGTGCCTCCATCCGCTACCTCAAGCCGGCCGCCTCCGACCTCACCTTGGAGTTCGCGCTGACGGACCGGGACCTCGCCGAGGCCCGCGACGCTCTCGCGTCCGAGGGGCGCTTCGCCCGGCGCTTCGCGGTCGAGGCCATCGACGCGGGCGGCGAGCCCTGCGCGCTGGTCGAGACCGAGGTCTACGTCGGGATGCCCGGGACCGGGGAGAGGTCCGGAGCCGCCGGAGCGGAGGCGGTGTGA
- a CDS encoding DUF362 domain-containing protein: MSRSKVAVLQTRPRTVFADYHRLMNLAGYQDVIDRSADTALKINISWHFFYPASSTTPWQLEGVIRAMKADGYDPALIHGCHNRTVVIDAHLGERENKHLAVLQAHGLRNIHLYEGEEWIHIRDAVGELADRFLCLNDVYPRGFHIPKRFIGENIIHLPTVKTHVFTTTTGAMKNAFGGLLNEHRHWTHPVIHETLVDLLMIQKKIHRGVFAVMDGTFAGDGPGPRCMVPHVKNVILASADQVAIDAVAARMMGFDPLSIKYIRLAHDLGLGCGDPREIEIAGDERAAAQNWRFDGPYKRMTFASRMQHKIYWGPLKKPVEWSLKTVLAPWAYVASVLYHDSFWYPLKAKRMMRAALDSEWGRLFRNWEKLSPDELGFPEVGDEPAELEKTGLRALRQSLGILATCLREAPEFAARRRARGR; this comes from the coding sequence ATGAGCCGCAGCAAGGTCGCCGTCCTCCAGACCCGCCCCCGCACCGTCTTCGCCGACTACCACCGCCTGATGAACCTCGCGGGGTACCAGGACGTCATCGACCGCTCAGCCGACACGGCACTCAAGATCAACATCTCGTGGCACTTCTTCTATCCGGCCAGCTCCACCACGCCCTGGCAGCTCGAGGGCGTGATCCGCGCGATGAAGGCCGACGGGTACGATCCGGCGTTGATCCACGGATGCCACAACCGGACGGTCGTGATCGACGCCCACCTCGGGGAGCGCGAGAACAAGCACCTCGCGGTGCTCCAGGCGCACGGCCTGAGGAACATCCATCTCTACGAGGGCGAGGAGTGGATCCACATCAGAGATGCGGTCGGGGAGCTCGCCGACCGGTTCCTGTGCCTGAACGACGTCTATCCCCGAGGCTTCCACATCCCGAAGCGGTTCATCGGCGAGAACATCATCCACCTGCCGACGGTCAAGACCCACGTGTTCACCACGACCACCGGGGCGATGAAGAACGCCTTCGGAGGGCTGCTGAACGAGCACCGACACTGGACGCACCCGGTGATCCACGAAACGCTCGTCGACCTTCTCATGATCCAGAAGAAGATCCACCGGGGGGTCTTCGCGGTGATGGACGGTACGTTCGCCGGGGACGGACCCGGGCCGCGGTGCATGGTGCCGCACGTGAAGAACGTGATCCTGGCATCCGCCGACCAGGTCGCGATCGACGCGGTGGCGGCGCGGATGATGGGGTTCGACCCCCTCTCGATCAAGTACATCCGTCTCGCGCACGATCTGGGACTCGGATGCGGCGATCCGCGGGAGATCGAGATCGCCGGCGACGAGAGGGCCGCGGCACAGAACTGGCGCTTCGACGGACCGTACAAGCGAATGACCTTCGCTTCCCGCATGCAGCACAAGATCTACTGGGGCCCGCTGAAGAAACCGGTCGAGTGGTCGCTGAAGACGGTGCTCGCGCCGTGGGCGTACGTTGCGAGCGTTCTGTACCACGACAGCTTCTGGTATCCGCTGAAGGCGAAGCGGATGATGCGGGCGGCGCTCGACAGCGAGTGGGGGCGGCTGTTCCGGAACTGGGAAAAGCTGAGCCCCGACGAACTCGGCTTTCCCGAGGTCGGTGACGAACCGGCGGAGCTGGAGAAGACGGGGCTGCGCGCTCTTCGCCAATCGCTCGGGATCCTCGCCACCTGTCTCCGGGAGGCCCCGGAGTTCGCCGCGCGACGGCGAGCCCGCGGGCGCTGA
- a CDS encoding ATP-binding protein, whose product MPVSRGPEPLERSLTADQVAWRCPAEWLPFETTAELGDCASAYDQPKAVDAVRLAASLRARGYNVYVAGLPGTGRTSTVRRVLQEVRKKGPVPDDLCYVHNFADPRSPRALRLPAGAGRRLRAALDAAIERFQHGLLALRGSQTHRKRRQMIARRFQQQQSRIIKDFQTEVEKEGFALVEVNLGNFRRHELAPVVGGEPVSMGELDGKVHEGVIPAEEAERLRRRHPELAARLSRETAKLQALGRELERAVAEFDRQAAVPAIKEIVGGIREAVGLEEGERPGLDRFLADVENYLLEIFPVLYAQGEAVRTQPGEGTPFSPLDVLRVNLLVDRAEEDGRPLVEEVDPTAPRLCGVVEARRTPEGGLQAGLSSIRPGALHRADGGYLVLNARELLSEEGAWPALRRSMLTNSVTPVSGNASEGPPVLLPEPIPIDVTVVLVGTVGTHDLLHSGDEEFSKLFKVTALFDDRVPLTAEMVYSYACFLARVVKEEDLLPISRDGVARIMEYMVRLADSRHRLSTRFREMLDLAREATWFARERGVGRVEMQDVERALRARRERQGLLSGRIQDAIREGVLKLDLEGTAVGQVNALAVVQTKLERLGYPVRITATVAVGDEGVIDVEREADLSGEIHTKASLILAGYLRSQFARRLPLSVTASICFEQSYGGVEGDSASSAELAALLSALSNQPLRQDLAVTGAVDQHGNVLAVGGINEKIEGFWRACRERGFRGRPGVIIPSSCVAYLQLSPEVVDDIAAGKFRIHPVDSVAELMGLLAGIPFGAPDENGTWPAGSLGDRVSRRLSQMAETLRQFS is encoded by the coding sequence TTGCCCGTGAGCCGAGGACCGGAACCGCTCGAACGTTCCCTGACGGCCGACCAGGTGGCCTGGCGCTGTCCCGCGGAGTGGCTGCCGTTCGAGACCACGGCCGAGCTCGGCGACTGCGCCAGCGCCTACGACCAGCCGAAGGCTGTCGACGCGGTGCGATTGGCGGCCAGTCTGAGGGCACGCGGCTACAACGTCTACGTAGCCGGGCTCCCGGGCACCGGCCGGACATCCACGGTCAGGCGCGTCCTCCAGGAGGTGCGGAAGAAGGGGCCCGTCCCGGACGACCTGTGCTACGTGCACAACTTCGCCGATCCGAGATCGCCGCGCGCGCTCCGGCTCCCCGCCGGGGCGGGCCGGAGATTGAGAGCGGCGCTCGACGCCGCGATCGAGCGCTTCCAGCACGGCCTTCTCGCCCTTCGAGGCTCCCAGACGCACAGGAAGCGGCGGCAGATGATCGCCCGCCGGTTCCAGCAGCAGCAGAGCCGGATCATCAAGGACTTCCAGACGGAGGTCGAAAAGGAGGGCTTCGCCCTCGTCGAGGTGAATCTGGGCAACTTCCGGCGGCACGAGCTCGCCCCGGTCGTCGGGGGGGAACCCGTCTCCATGGGAGAGCTGGACGGCAAGGTCCACGAGGGCGTCATCCCCGCCGAGGAGGCGGAGCGCTTGCGCCGGAGGCATCCGGAGCTCGCCGCGCGCCTTTCGCGCGAAACGGCGAAGCTCCAGGCGCTGGGCCGCGAGCTCGAACGCGCGGTGGCGGAGTTCGACCGGCAGGCGGCCGTTCCGGCGATCAAGGAGATCGTCGGCGGAATCCGAGAGGCGGTGGGACTGGAGGAGGGAGAGCGGCCGGGTCTGGACCGCTTCCTCGCCGACGTCGAGAACTACCTTCTGGAGATCTTCCCGGTTCTCTACGCCCAGGGGGAGGCGGTCCGCACGCAACCGGGCGAGGGCACGCCATTCAGCCCGCTCGACGTGCTCCGCGTGAACCTTCTGGTCGACCGGGCCGAGGAGGACGGACGGCCCCTGGTGGAGGAGGTGGATCCCACCGCGCCCCGCCTGTGCGGTGTGGTCGAAGCTCGGCGGACGCCGGAAGGGGGCCTGCAGGCGGGCCTGTCGAGCATCCGTCCCGGGGCCCTGCACCGCGCCGACGGCGGCTATCTCGTCCTGAACGCGAGGGAGCTGCTGTCGGAAGAGGGGGCGTGGCCGGCGCTCCGGAGGTCCATGCTCACCAACAGCGTCACCCCGGTCAGCGGCAACGCCTCCGAGGGGCCGCCGGTGCTCCTTCCCGAGCCGATCCCGATCGATGTCACCGTGGTCCTCGTCGGAACGGTCGGCACTCACGATCTGCTCCATAGCGGCGACGAGGAGTTCTCCAAGCTGTTCAAGGTGACCGCGCTGTTCGACGACCGGGTCCCGCTGACCGCCGAGATGGTCTACTCCTACGCGTGCTTCCTCGCGCGCGTCGTGAAGGAGGAGGACCTCCTGCCGATCTCCCGGGACGGTGTCGCACGGATCATGGAGTACATGGTCAGGCTGGCCGACAGCCGCCACCGGTTGTCGACGCGCTTCCGCGAGATGTTGGACCTGGCGCGGGAGGCCACCTGGTTCGCGCGGGAGCGGGGGGTCGGCCGGGTGGAGATGCAGGATGTCGAGCGGGCGCTGCGAGCCCGGCGCGAGCGGCAGGGCCTCCTGTCGGGACGCATTCAGGACGCGATCCGGGAAGGGGTGCTCAAGCTGGATCTCGAGGGCACGGCGGTGGGCCAGGTGAACGCGCTCGCCGTCGTGCAGACGAAACTGGAACGGCTGGGCTACCCCGTGCGCATCACCGCCACCGTGGCCGTTGGGGACGAAGGGGTGATCGACGTCGAAAGGGAAGCGGATCTGTCGGGGGAGATCCACACCAAGGCTTCGCTGATCCTGGCGGGGTATCTCCGTTCCCAGTTCGCGCGACGCCTCCCGCTGTCGGTCACCGCGAGCATCTGCTTCGAGCAGTCCTATGGCGGCGTGGAGGGAGACTCGGCGTCGTCGGCCGAACTCGCCGCGCTGCTCTCCGCCCTCTCGAATCAACCGCTGCGGCAGGACCTCGCGGTCACAGGTGCGGTGGACCAGCACGGGAACGTGCTCGCCGTGGGCGGTATCAACGAGAAGATCGAGGGCTTCTGGCGGGCGTGCCGCGAGCGGGGGTTCCGGGGGCGGCCGGGCGTGATCATCCCATCGTCGTGCGTGGCCTACCTCCAGCTTTCGCCCGAGGTGGTCGACGACATCGCGGCGGGCAAATTCCGCATCCACCCGGTGGACAGCGTGGCGGAGTTGATGGGTCTGCTCGCCGGCATTCCGTTCGGTGCGCCGGACGAGAACGGCACGTGGCCGGCCGGAAGCCTGGGCGATCGGGTCTCGCGGCGGCTGTCGCAGATGGCCGAGACGCTGCGCCAGTTCTCCTGA
- a CDS encoding DUF4010 domain-containing protein: MLVIIVSTISYSGYVLMRVMGRDRGLAASALVGGLVSTTAVTLSLADRANRTPALTRACGVSGVLANAVQFPRLLFLVWIVEPRLGRLLALPLLGGFAAGLAGAWVLGTLRRREDDPELEVALPNPYSLAAALRFAAMFVVVLFAARAATISLGDRGLYLASAVAGLVDASAISLTAADMAARTQLAPGAAAIAVVIAIATNALLKWILALANGTRELAFWLGGGFVTMVGTAALLLGVALLV, from the coding sequence ATGCTGGTCATCATCGTTTCCACGATCAGCTACTCCGGTTACGTGCTGATGCGCGTGATGGGACGCGACCGCGGTCTCGCTGCCAGCGCTCTCGTCGGGGGGCTGGTGTCGACCACCGCCGTGACGCTCTCCCTCGCCGACCGGGCCAACCGGACGCCTGCTCTCACCCGAGCCTGCGGCGTTTCGGGTGTCCTCGCCAACGCGGTGCAGTTTCCCCGGCTCCTGTTCCTGGTGTGGATCGTGGAGCCGCGCCTCGGCCGTCTTCTCGCGCTTCCTCTGCTCGGGGGATTCGCCGCGGGGCTCGCCGGGGCATGGGTGCTCGGCACCCTCCGGCGGCGGGAGGACGACCCGGAACTCGAGGTCGCGCTTCCCAATCCGTACTCGCTGGCGGCGGCGCTCCGCTTCGCAGCGATGTTCGTGGTCGTCCTCTTCGCCGCCCGCGCGGCCACCATCTCCCTGGGCGACCGCGGGCTGTATCTGGCGAGCGCGGTGGCCGGGCTGGTGGATGCCAGCGCGATTTCGCTCACGGCGGCGGACATGGCCGCGCGGACCCAGCTCGCCCCCGGGGCGGCTGCGATCGCGGTGGTGATCGCCATCGCGACCAATGCCCTTCTGAAATGGATCCTGGCCCTGGCCAACGGTACGCGGGAGCTGGCCTTCTGGCTGGGAGGCGGCTTCGTCACGATGGTGGGCACCGCGGCGCTCCTGCTCGGAGTGGCGCTCCTCGTGTGA
- a CDS encoding nuclear transport factor 2 family protein, which yields MDPGPGQRYAGAGLLAGRRLRHDGGHRGAPARSGAPRVSRGGKSVAPGRLPRLKKAPGAGSAGGEVKMSLWRRCAALSAVALLLAAAGCLGRGNEAEDQKALLDNVKAWEEASNAGDVDRLLGLLTPHARVLPPNHASVEGDEALRAFFQEMADAGVTLELQNEDVAGDRNLAYTAGRYAVKGPDGTEIDHGKYLEVWRRIEGAWKLHRLMWNSSVEVPEPAAAGEEGGA from the coding sequence ATGGATCCTGGCCCTGGCCAACGGTACGCGGGAGCTGGCCTTCTGGCTGGGAGGCGGCTTCGTCACGATGGTGGGCACCGCGGCGCTCCTGCTCGGAGTGGCGCTCCTCGTGTGAGCCGCGGCGGGAAGTCGGTTGCGCCCGGGCGTCTACCTCGCCTAAAAAAGGCCCCGGGTGCGGGGAGTGCCGGAGGGGAGGTCAAGATGAGCCTGTGGAGACGCTGTGCGGCCTTGTCGGCTGTGGCGCTGCTGCTCGCCGCCGCCGGGTGCCTCGGCCGCGGGAACGAGGCGGAGGACCAGAAGGCGCTCCTGGACAACGTCAAGGCCTGGGAGGAGGCGAGCAACGCCGGCGATGTCGACCGCCTGCTCGGCCTGCTCACGCCGCATGCCCGCGTCCTTCCCCCCAACCACGCATCCGTCGAAGGGGATGAAGCGCTGCGCGCTTTCTTCCAGGAGATGGCGGATGCGGGCGTGACGCTGGAACTCCAGAACGAGGATGTGGCGGGGGACCGCAACCTCGCCTACACGGCGGGCCGCTACGCGGTGAAGGGACCGGACGGCACCGAGATCGACCACGGGAAGTACCTCGAGGTCTGGCGCCGGATCGAGGGTGCCTGGAAGCTCCACCGCCTGATGTGGAACAGCAGTGTGGAGGTGCCGGAGCCGGCGGCCGCCGGGGAGGAGGGCGGCGCCTGA